The following proteins are co-located in the Microcystis wesenbergii NRERC-220 genome:
- a CDS encoding DNA methyltransferase — protein sequence MQLELFDFNNLEGFNRGTPRLVSFRDLVPEINSTSYLTHGIYYYPAKFIPQVVRFCLDNYSKKDDWIIDPFAGSGTVGLEAKLCQRNAVLTDLNYLLNHIIPIKITEHQEPLSYSELDKKILEVFASKDKFIPQWSNLNYWYPEDILAVLQKLWAGQKSLEPDLYSQIIQAVLVKVSKQFSYAEHTKPKLFQSKYKKSDIQELLQRDWQEELKRTIKEMSLETLTSVNQYIAVTWHNYNQVLFYGGVDSATFEIDQNLELDCLISSPPYLQAQEYIRTAKLDLYWLGYTEKEVQKISKLEIPYRQATRLIETETLNQVRASLEKENLHKILDSYFCHTINALENATRKLKQAGKACIFVGNPKVDGVEVETWRILKEYFQENGFVFDTVFEDRIKTRQLFKSRKNKNPDGMKSEYLLILEKR from the coding sequence ATGCAGTTAGAACTTTTCGATTTTAATAATTTAGAAGGATTTAATCGGGGAACCCCACGATTAGTTTCTTTTCGAGATTTAGTACCAGAAATCAACAGCACCAGTTATCTAACCCACGGCATCTATTATTATCCTGCCAAATTTATTCCCCAAGTGGTGAGATTTTGTCTTGATAACTACAGTAAAAAGGATGATTGGATTATCGATCCTTTTGCTGGTTCGGGTACGGTGGGTTTAGAGGCTAAACTTTGTCAAAGAAATGCGGTTTTAACTGACCTGAATTATCTTTTAAACCATATTATACCGATTAAGATTACAGAACACCAAGAACCATTGAGTTACTCAGAGTTAGATAAAAAAATCTTAGAAGTTTTTGCCAGCAAGGATAAATTTATCCCTCAGTGGTCAAATTTAAACTATTGGTATCCAGAGGATATTTTAGCAGTTTTACAGAAACTTTGGGCAGGTCAAAAAAGTCTAGAACCTGATTTGTATTCCCAGATCATTCAAGCGGTTTTAGTGAAAGTTAGTAAACAGTTTTCCTATGCAGAACATACCAAACCTAAATTATTTCAATCGAAATACAAAAAATCAGATATACAAGAACTATTACAAAGAGATTGGCAAGAGGAATTAAAACGAACGATTAAAGAGATGAGTTTGGAAACTTTAACCAGCGTTAATCAATATATTGCCGTCACTTGGCATAATTATAATCAGGTGCTTTTTTATGGAGGAGTAGATAGTGCCACTTTTGAGATCGATCAAAATCTAGAGTTAGATTGTTTAATTAGTTCCCCCCCCTATCTGCAAGCACAAGAATATATCAGAACAGCAAAACTAGATTTATATTGGTTAGGATATACAGAAAAAGAAGTGCAAAAAATCTCTAAGCTAGAAATTCCCTACCGACAGGCTACCAGATTAATCGAAACTGAAACCTTAAATCAGGTGAGAGCGAGTTTAGAGAAAGAGAATTTACATAAAATACTCGATTCCTACTTTTGTCACACCATCAACGCTTTAGAAAATGCCACCAGAAAATTAAAACAAGCTGGGAAAGCTTGCATTTTTGTCGGTAATCCAAAAGTGGATGGAGTGGAAGTAGAAACTTGGCGAATATTAAAGGAATATTTTCAGGAAAATGGCTTTGTTTTTGATACCGTCTTTGAGGATAGAATTAAAACCAGACAGTTATTCAAATCTCGCAAGAATAAAAATCCTGATGGCATGAAATCCGAATATTTACTAATCTTAGAGAAAAGGTAG